TTGCTGCTCAACGGTAATAATCCGCTTTTGCTTTACGGTTATGGAGGGTTTGGCATTCCTGCCAAGCCGTTTTACGACCCAGCAAATGTTGCCTTTCTTCTTCGGGGTGGTGTGCTTGCGGTTCCAGCCATTCGTGGTGGAGGCGATTTTCCCGGTTGGCATAAAGCGGGTAGCCGACTCAATAAGCAGAAGAGCTTCGACGATTTTACTGCGGCAGCACAATACCTCATCCGAATGGGATTCACCAATCCAAATAAGCTTGCCATAATGGGTGGTTCAAATGGAGGGCTAGTGGTTGGTGCTGCCATTACCCAACATCCCGAACTCTTTAGGACTGCGGTAGCCGAATCGGGCCTATTCGACATGCTTCGTTACCACCTCTTCAATATTGGCTATAGCTACTCCGCCGAGTATGGTTCTGTTGCTGATTCTTCCGATTTTGTTAACCTGTTTTCCTACTCCCCTGTTCAAAATGTGAAAAAAGGGGTGCATTACCCCTCTGTGCTTCTTGTTGCCTCCGACAATGACGACCGGCTCAGCCCATTTCACTCCTTTAAATTTCTTGCTGAATTACAGGCAAAAGGGGACGGCAAAAATCCATACCTTCTCTACTACCAGCATAACGCTGGCCATACGGGAAGTGATGTTTTCAATACCGAAGTAGAGAAAAAGGCATTTGTAATTGGCTGGATTGAGGCTGAACTAGGCATGAATAGATAGCCGGGGAAAGGAATAACCATGCCCGGATCTCCATTCCTCTAGTCGTCATCGTCCACTTTGTTGAGAGCAACAAAGGCTGCATGCTTTGGTGCAGGACACGGTGAAGCCTCACCCTTTACTGCGGCCCAAATCACCTTGTTGAACTCATTGTCGGGAACACGATCCTCCTTGCTAAAGTCGAAAGTCTCACTCAGCTTTGCCCACTTGTTATTCACCTTATTAAGATCATTAAGATCCACCGTTTCTGGTCTCTGAATAAACGGAGGATGGGTGGCAACGTTGTCAAAACAGCGGAACATTGGAGTAGCGGCAGCGTCGTACTGGCTCATAGGGGGAAGGCCCAGAATAAGTTCAATGGTTCGCAGCATGGAGGAGGTAGAGTAGGCGGTGTGGTCCACAAAGTTCTTCTTAACAAAGCCACCAGCCACGAACGCGGTAGTGCGATGGGCATCCACATGGTCGGGACCATTTTGAGCATCGTCCTCTACAATAAATATGGCACACTCATTCCAAATGGGACTGTGGCTTAAATAATCAACAAAAAGGCCAACGGCCAAGTCGTTATCGGCAACGCTAGCAAAAGGTGTTGGCATTCCCCTTCGCAGTCCACTTGTATGATCGTTAATAAATCGAAGTGTATTTAGGCGAGGTAGCGAGCCACATGCGAGCAAGGAGTCGAAATCGCGCTTCCACTGATAAAAGCGAGTAGTGTCGAGAACGCGCTGATCCCAGCTGGTAAAGTAGTGGCAGTAATGACCAACAAGTACAGGAATGTTTGGCTTATAGTTATCGGTAAATTCGCCGTAGGTGCGGTAGGTAACGCCATACCGCTTGCAGAAATCCCAAATAAACCCATCCTTATTATTGGCCACATCTCTACGTCCCTCTGCGTCGTATTCACCACCGCGGTTGCCGTAACTTGTTGGCCAAGTTTTTTCGAGATAGTCGGTAGCATAGGCGCCATCGCTCCAGTTGTGCCCATCGGCACTAACCTCACCATCGGCATAAAAGTTGTCGAGTAGCACAAATTCATTGGCCAATGCGTGCTGGTTTGGTGTGAATTTCTGCCCAAAAAGCACAAGGCTGGTATCACCGTTTCCCTGTGGCATGTCGCCAAGCACCTGATCGTATGTCCTATTCTCCTTAATCACATAAAACACATACTTAATGGGCGAAGCATCACCAACGCGGGAAGGAATTGGGTTTCCTTCCAAACCTTCAGCCTTCATCTCACCATCCTTGTGGTAGGGTGTATTGGCATATACCACCTGAGAGTAGGTGGCAAGCTGCTCTTTGTCTGGAGTGTTAATAATGCTGAGCTTTCCGCGCAGTAGTCCAGCAATGTATTGCTCTTTTGGAACTGTTTTACCAGCCTTTTGGTATTCAACCTTTTCCGATCTA
The sequence above is a segment of the Williamwhitmania sp. genome. Coding sequences within it:
- a CDS encoding bifunctional YncE family protein/alkaline phosphatase family protein: AVTNNGESDQTIQLIDVQKEVVLDTILIKKSWLGLAFSSNSRELYASGGNDNFVVKFNIQNNKLIPSDTIVLGRPWPEKISVAGIAADDAHNRLYVVTKDNNSLYVIDLKKKQIVKRLPLGGEGYTCLLSPDAKKLYVSCWACQRILVYSTNKEAFTSAIAVGSNPNDMCITPNGKFLFVSNANDNSISVVDVDKNMVVETLNTALYPDSPAGSTANSVALDSKGTTLYVANADNNCLAVFDVSNPGSSRSLGFIPTGWYPTCVRTIDHTIFVANGKGYSSFPNPLGPNPTRRSEKVEYQKAGKTVPKEQYIAGLLRGKLSIINTPDKEQLATYSQVVYANTPYHKDGEMKAEGLEGNPIPSRVGDASPIKYVFYVIKENRTYDQVLGDMPQGNGDTSLVLFGQKFTPNQHALANEFVLLDNFYADGEVSADGHNWSDGAYATDYLEKTWPTSYGNRGGEYDAEGRRDVANNKDGFIWDFCKRYGVTYRTYGEFTDNYKPNIPVLVGHYCHYFTSWDQRVLDTTRFYQWKRDFDSLLACGSLPRLNTLRFINDHTSGLRRGMPTPFASVADNDLAVGLFVDYLSHSPIWNECAIFIVEDDAQNGPDHVDAHRTTAFVAGGFVKKNFVDHTAYSTSSMLRTIELILGLPPMSQYDAAATPMFRCFDNVATHPPFIQRPETVDLNDLNKVNNKWAKLSETFDFSKEDRVPDNEFNKVIWAAVKGEASPCPAPKHAAFVALNKVDDDD